The sequence ACAGTCGTAATTATTTGTAATGGTTTCAGTAAAGTAACCAACGTTTCGATATTCATCCAATCACCttctatttcaaatttttttgccATGGCCGATTTTGTAACTGTACGGTCAGCTAAAACATTTCATATTGCACATCTATTTGTGTAAAGGCGATTCAACATCAAGTATACAGAATTCCACCTAGTTGCACAACTTTGTATTAATGTATGTTCAGTTAGTCCAAGTTgggtttgtttattttttaatgcgtgTTTAGCtaaatttgaatgtttaaaatgGCTTACTATCTTACTACattgtgttattaataaattaatattatcctgCTGTAATCCGTATTTCACCGCAAGTTGTACGGTATGAGCTGCACATGTCAAATCATTTGTTTCCGACACATTAGACAGCATTTGTACAgcgtttaatacattttttgcattATCAGTAACAATTGTAATTACTTTTTGGTCAATTTcccatttttcaaaagtattttccaATTGATATGCAAGATTTGAAGCCGTATGAGACTCTTCCATTTTTTGAGTTGTAAGCGTATAAGACTTTGGACACCACTCATCATTAATCATGTGCAGTAACCGTAATATAACTATCCTGTGATAATGATGACCAACAGTCAGGCACACAAGCTATATTGTTAGCACTTTTTAAATCTCTCTGTATAATATCTTGAATTGATaatttcaatgattttaatcttttttttattgcttcttctttgcatattttatagttaggtTTCACTATGTTCATAAATTGTTCAAACCCAGCACTTGAGCAAAATGATATAGGCATTTGATTCATGGATATCATTTTAGCTAGTGCCTGATGTATAAGTTCCGTTTCTTCGGAATTACAAAAGTCATCGTTTTTTCTATTGGCATAAGTCCGACGACGTTTTCTAGGTTGACGATGATTATTATCAGTAACTTGTGATTCAGAAGTGCTTTGAGTCGAGGTGGATGTTGAAGCACAGAACATTTCAAGATTATCGATTTCATGACGACTAGCATCTCTATagttggattaaaaaaaaaagtgagttACGCGTAGATTTTCGATTtcgtgaaaattaaaattttagaaacgcgtaaaaatgtttatatcaaatttgcaaatattcatgatgttttcaatatttagaattccaaacactaataaaaaaaattaaattttaaactaagttTGTACATACCTTTTTGATTTAGAATTATTGGATAACGGctgtatattatgaattgttGCTAAGTGTGTTCCTAAAGACCCTGTGGATCCACCATTACAACAGAactcattattttcattttcagaaCATAAATTGCAATATGCTTTATTTTCTACCCAATTAGCATACTGCCATACCCAACTTTTGCGATtactattcattttaattatcttgttttaattagtatataaaatagaaaatagaaaagaacgcggtttttaaaataatgtaaaataaacgtCGCGTTGAAAGGAAATGCGAAACTTTTCTTTTTGTAAATGACAATCAAAACTTTATCTAGGCTTAAATTACGCAATATTCATGATAACAAAATTGAACGAGACAAACACTAAGTCacagtaatgactaatgagacAACGATAAACTTTAAACGCATTTAAAGTTATCTTCTAATATAACATATactaatagtatagtatatatattttatacacttataagGTCATAACAGATAACGGTCAttacataattcataacaaataTGGGTTTTTAGATTTActgtttaactatatattatggttaagatcattggcgcaaataggtggaggcttggggggacttagtccctccacatttctgccaagtccccccagttcaaaagtcagttattagtactgagcatatataatttttagaaaatattataggaggggctttagtccccccaaaataatttgtctatttgcacCTATGGTTAAGATATAGATAGAACAACCATGGAATTTATACTTGCGgcctataagtattaaatataacaatattatttaatacaacatttaaatttacgtGTATTTAAGATACACGGACTCTCGAATAATTACACATGTATCAATACACGTGTACCCGGATTTGAATTACACGGTTATTAATACGTTTAAGATAAGTGTACACGGCACCCGTGTACATGTGTTGGTTAATACTCGGTCAAAATCGCGAGCTCTACTTCAAATCATTGGTTAaaatgatgtttttattttttaaactatatgcCTCctgtgaatatatatatattttttaattgagtctttttttattgttattaatttataatacctgaATTTGCAATTCTAGTTGATCATAAGTGGATTTGTAGCTCTGTTTATAAAAATCAACTTCCGATATAGAAGTTTCTTGACCATCGTTAGCAAGAAAGTCGTCATATGATTGGAATTAATCCATATTTTGTactcgtttaaattttaaaacaatacaaattaaactttaaatgttaaaacttgAAATTAACATGtgtaagataattttatttttttttcactagatatcaaaatttccaattttatttacaaaaataaactttcaataaataataatctttgatAATCAATGTCACTATTGTCACTATAGCAAAGGTTTATCCCGAACTATCAtgtttttacctacctaccaagtatctaaatatgtatttatctgTTAAATGATATAtgacttattttaataaaaccaatTTGTCTATTGTTGTATTTCTTGTCAACTTTCTTTTATTTCATCACTTATAACAacaaataagtttaatttttttctactacaatttacatacttaggtacatacatttgtatacaaatatgtacaCTAACGCTGAAAAAACTAATATGTTGCACTGTTTTATTGAATCTGGGAAAAACTCCAGAACTGCTGCAAaggtaaactaatatatttattatgtaaacttAAACATATAAGACATGTATATGTATGcttttgttttattaacttggtttattaagatatttaattatacgttataatgtatgtgtttataacaaaatatggtacctaatttacaatatttgattatactacacaatttaaaagtaaaaaaaaaaatcagccaagttaaaatcaaaatataaatattacgacACAAATAgctaattaaatttacaagtgaacaatttaattatagccatacatatatttttgtgaacatatccttcttataaaatgtaatgatagaaaatgtataatatgcatataatataggttgtaTCAACAATGTTATCCTGATAGCCAGTGTCCAGGTCATACAACGTTTTACagaataaacaaacaattaagTATGAA comes from Acyrthosiphon pisum isolate AL4f unplaced genomic scaffold, pea_aphid_22Mar2018_4r6ur Scaffold_21633;HRSCAF=24448, whole genome shotgun sequence and encodes:
- the LOC103308170 gene encoding uncharacterized protein LOC103308170, which gives rise to MNSNRKSWVWQYANWVENKAYCNLCSENENNEFCCNGGSTGSLGTHLATIHNIQPLSNNSKSKRDASRHEIDNLEMFCASTSTSTQSTSESQVTDNNHRQPRKRRRTYANRKNDDFCNSEETELIHQALAKMISMNQMPISFCSSAGIVILRLLHMINDEWCPKSYTLTTQKMEESHTASNLAYQLENTFEKWEIDQKVITIVTDNAKNVLNAVQMLSNVSETNDLTCAAHTVQLAVKYGLQQDNINLLITQCSKIVSHFKHSNLAKHALKNKQTQLGLTEHTLIQSCATRWNSVYLMLNRLYTNRCAI